A single window of Rubripirellula lacrimiformis DNA harbors:
- a CDS encoding dihydroorotase, with the protein MTRILFRNAQVVLADSVPVASVLVEDGRIIDVDASATAAADRVIDCDGLHLMPGVIDDQVHFREPGLTHKEDLETASRACAAGGVTSFLEMPNTKPPAITVEGVRAKESIAAQKSRVNYGFYIGATPDNVAELNAATDVPGIKIFIGSSTGNLLVDEQAALERIFAETTLPICAHCEDETTVRANAARLAGTTDITDHSRIRDENAAVIATRRATDLARRHKHRFHVLHVSTAAELPLLADPSPYLTAEICLHHVFFNVDDYPRLGSRIQMNPSIKTKADNDGLWQALLDGTIQVIATDHAPHTLDEKAKPYPESPSGLPAVENSLALMLDRVTAGRCTINQVASWMSDAPARVWGIVGKGRIEAGYDADLVLVDMQQQRTIRDEEQHTKTRWSPWHGETLTGWPVATFVGGTQVWSSQAGFDETFRGSKLRFDHSRGGYWGTMDGIGPAQ; encoded by the coding sequence ATGACACGCATTCTTTTTCGCAACGCCCAGGTTGTCCTTGCTGATTCGGTTCCGGTCGCATCGGTGTTGGTCGAAGACGGCCGGATCATTGATGTCGATGCCAGTGCGACCGCGGCTGCGGACCGGGTGATCGATTGTGACGGGCTGCATCTGATGCCGGGTGTGATCGACGACCAGGTTCACTTTCGCGAGCCCGGGCTGACTCATAAAGAAGACCTCGAAACTGCGTCTCGCGCCTGTGCTGCCGGCGGTGTGACTTCGTTCTTGGAAATGCCCAACACCAAACCGCCGGCGATCACTGTCGAAGGGGTTCGAGCCAAGGAATCGATCGCGGCCCAGAAGTCACGAGTCAACTATGGTTTTTACATCGGGGCGACGCCGGACAACGTGGCCGAGCTGAATGCGGCCACGGACGTTCCCGGCATCAAAATTTTTATCGGCAGCAGTACCGGCAATTTGTTGGTTGACGAACAGGCGGCGTTGGAACGGATTTTTGCCGAGACGACTTTGCCCATCTGTGCGCACTGCGAAGACGAAACCACCGTTCGGGCGAACGCGGCACGGTTGGCGGGCACCACCGACATCACTGATCACTCGCGGATCCGAGACGAGAACGCGGCTGTGATCGCGACTCGTCGCGCGACTGATTTGGCTCGTCGGCACAAACATCGATTTCATGTTCTGCATGTTTCGACGGCTGCCGAGTTGCCGTTGTTGGCGGACCCGTCGCCCTATCTGACCGCCGAGATCTGTTTGCACCATGTGTTCTTTAACGTCGATGACTATCCCCGTTTAGGTAGCCGGATTCAGATGAACCCGTCGATCAAAACCAAGGCGGACAACGACGGTCTTTGGCAGGCGCTGTTGGACGGAACGATCCAGGTCATCGCAACCGATCATGCCCCGCACACTCTGGATGAAAAAGCAAAACCCTATCCGGAAAGCCCGTCGGGATTGCCAGCGGTCGAAAATAGCTTGGCACTGATGCTGGACCGCGTCACGGCTGGGCGGTGCACGATCAACCAGGTCGCGTCATGGATGTCGGACGCACCGGCACGAGTCTGGGGGATCGTGGGCAAGGGACGGATCGAAGCCGGTTATGACGCGGACTTGGTGCTGGTCGACATGCAGCAGCAGCGGACCATTCGCGACGAGGAACAGCACACCAAGACTCGCTGGAGTCCCTGGCACGGCGAAACCTTGACCGGTTGGCCGGTGGCGACGTTCGTGGGGGGAACCCAAGTGTGGAGCTCGCAGGCTGGTTTTGATGAAACTTTCCGCGGATCCAAATTGCGTTTCGATCACTCGCGGGGCGGTTACTGGGGCACGATGGATGGAATCGGACCGGCCCAGTAA
- a CDS encoding 3-keto-disaccharide hydrolase produces MKNVFASSTICCSAIFALVLAGGTLSPVAIAEDGATATADAGSVVELFDGKGLSGWAGRDDLWSVEDGQIVGRTTDEDPIGGNTFLVYEAEKFDNFELTAEFKIESGNSGIQYRSRVVDPAEFVVSGYQADIDHGNKFAGILYEEKARGILALRGEKVTIGADGKKAKESFGDAVKLGQGIHPGQWNDFRVVADENHLQHFINGTLTSEVIDQQSDKAAKSGIIALQLHKGPAMTVRFKNLKIRKL; encoded by the coding sequence ATGAAAAATGTGTTCGCTTCCTCGACGATCTGTTGCTCGGCAATCTTCGCTTTGGTTCTAGCCGGCGGGACGTTGTCCCCGGTAGCTATCGCCGAAGATGGGGCAACCGCGACCGCCGATGCCGGATCGGTTGTGGAACTGTTCGATGGCAAGGGGCTCAGCGGGTGGGCCGGTCGTGACGATTTGTGGTCGGTCGAAGATGGCCAGATCGTGGGACGTACGACCGACGAAGATCCGATCGGCGGCAACACTTTTTTGGTCTACGAAGCCGAGAAGTTTGACAACTTTGAACTGACCGCCGAATTCAAAATCGAAAGTGGCAACTCGGGCATCCAGTACCGTAGCCGTGTGGTCGACCCGGCCGAATTTGTGGTTTCCGGGTATCAGGCTGATATCGACCATGGCAACAAGTTCGCGGGCATCCTGTACGAAGAAAAGGCTCGTGGAATCCTGGCCCTGCGGGGTGAAAAGGTCACGATCGGCGCCGACGGAAAAAAGGCAAAGGAAAGCTTTGGCGATGCAGTGAAACTTGGACAAGGAATTCATCCCGGCCAATGGAACGATTTTCGCGTTGTCGCCGATGAAAATCATTTGCAGCACTTCATCAACGGGACGTTGACCAGCGAAGTGATCGACCAGCAGTCCGACAAGGCTGCCAAGTCCGGGATCATCGCGTTGCAGTTGCACAAAGGTCCGGCGATGACGGTTCGCTTCAAGAACCTCAAAATCCGCAAGCTGTAA